ACGTTGTAATTTTCATGATGTATTAACTCCTGTCGCTTAATACCAAATGACTAGACTTAACACCAATTCCTTCCGCTGAAGACAGCAATATTGCTGGCTCTTATTCTCTGAAACAACCAAACATATTGGTATTGGGTTGGCAAAATACATGACTATTCATTAGCTTATGCTGATGGAGTAATTCAGATGTTCAAAAAGTATTCCTGTTTTAAGTGTCTGTTTTAAGTGTTTCTGTGGAGCACTGTTCTGCCAGTACTGGTCCACTGAGTGAACATTCCCAAATGATGTGAGAACAACAGAGAAGCACTCTAATAtgacccaaacacactttctttgTGTCTGCCCCCCTTTATGGCccctgtgtgcaagtgtgtgtgtgtgtgtgtgtgtgtgtgtgagagagagagagagaaagagagagattgtgtgtgtgtgtgtgtgtgtgtgtgtgtgtgagagagagaaagagagagagattgtgtgtgtgggaaatcctatatgtgtgtgttgcagagccTCATTTTGAACACTTCCATCTGGTTAGCCGAACTAACATTCTGTATAAGCAGTTGCTGCGCAAATTCACAAATGCAAAATCTAGTCCTAAAGATGACATTTGAGTTAGCAAACCTACCGTTGGCACAGGGCTTGTGGCCGCAACGATCAAGTCTCTTCTCGCAGTTGGAGCCGGTGAACCCTGAGAGGCATTGGCACGAATAACCTCCTGTCGGCTTTTCCATACAGGTGCCACCATTGAAGCAAGGGTCGTCGGCGCAAGTCATAGCAATGATCTCACAGTTTTTACCATAAAACCCCTGAGGGCAGGTGCACGAGTAGTCATTCTCTAGGTCCTAcatggggagagaaaaacatcTATTATAACAACTGTTTCATGGACGTTATTTGCAGAAATAGGAATAAACAAAGAGGGCATAGCTATGAAATGATATAACATCATATCCAATTTTGCTTAAAGTAATCCTAGTTTTAAACATTAAAGATTAAAGATGTTGACGCACGTTACAGCTGCCTCCGTTCTTGCATGGGTTGCAGTCACACTCGTTGATCTCCAGTTCACAGTTGGTGCCCCCGAATCCTGGCCGGCAGGTGCACGTGTAACTGCCCTGGCCGGTGTTGGTGCAGGTGGCCCCGTTGGCGCATGGCTTGTGGTTGGTGCAGTAGTTCAGGTCCTGATTGCAGAACAGACCTCCCCAGCCTTCCTTGCAGATGCACTGCCACGGCTGACTGCATGTTCCATGGAGGCAGCCTGGGTAgcgcacacactcattgcagtgAGGCCCCTGCCACCCCAAGCGGCACTTGCAGTCCCCAGGGGCCTCGCAGTAGCCATGTGTCTCGCTGCAGTCAGATGAGCAGATGGCTGTGGTGAAGAgggtggggatggagggggggagggtgaCAAATAGCAGAGGAGAGCTGGGGTTACAAAGGGAATTCCAATATTTCTGTCtcgcccactcacacacacacttctccccaGCCATACCCCCTGCCACTGCAGATCAATAGCTGAGTTAAGTGTGCGGGCAGCAGCTGGTGAGCACACAGAGGTAACTAATGCAATCCTTTGTCTACGCTTCTCCGCCTCAGCCTCAACATGTGTCTCTTAGGACTGATGTCTGCTCCTTCTATTGTCCTTCCCAGACAAAGAGAACTGGGTGAGCAGGAAAgcagttgaacacacacacactcacacacacacacacacacacacacacacacacatatatatacatatatctctatacatctatctatctatatatatatatatatatagagagagagagagagagaaagacagagaaagagagagaaagagatgtttaTAGCCTTCACAATGGTCCacagtgtttatatgtgttatatgtctatggtgtttATGATAATGACAATGTAATCAAAAGAATTGCAGAGAAGCAACTCACAGGCAACAAATACATAGGACAAAACcacatttgtgttgtttgtacAGCAGCTTGCTTGATACAAAGAACACACATGCATTGGTCCTCACGAAAACCTAAAGTTCTTCTCTACTTATGAAATTAGACCTTAGCAAACAGTTAGAAGTGGACAAAACACTTACGCTCAGAGCAGTATTGGCCTTTCCATCCCACCAGACACTCCTTGGATCCAGTTTCATCACACGTGTAGTGGCCTAAAGTATCATCACGAGGTCTGCAATAATCGGCGCAATCGTCGCCATGGTAGTTCTCATCACAGGAGACGTGGTAGGAGTATCGCATCTCACTCTGCTCCCCATAGTGGATATCTTGGGACCAATTCTCGCCAATTGCTAATCTTCTTCTGGTCGCTAAACGGCTGATAAGATTATTCTGATTTTCTGTAAAGAAAAAAGAGTCAATGGAAATTgaataataaattaaacaatgtgtgGTTGAATTGAACTTTTAAACACAAAGCACTTCTTAATGTAGAGTAAACCTGGTAGTTCACAAATATCCTAAATTGGACAAATAGCGTACCTGTGTTATCTGTAGTAGATTCGGCGTTCCATGCTTCAATTATGAGAGAAAATGTTCCCTGAATAAAAGAAGATATATAAACCTATATTAACACATATTTGATCGTTTAGATGTACTGTTATTAAAAATgagtgcccccctccccctttaaAGACATGAAATGACATTTACCGGCCACTTGAAATGGAAAGGCACTCGTATAGGCACACTGTTCGCAATTGAGCTTTGATCAGCAGGTAGAATATTTGTTTGTCCTGTTCCAAAAGTGCATGGCGGTTCGGCAGATATAACATCTTCGGCATGTTTCAAGCAAATTCGGAAAAAAATGTTACACTCTCTCGACCGTCTGCAATAACGTCGGGTTGTGGTGAATGAATGGATTTTCAACTCAAACAGTCCAGACGACGTTACCTGTGAAGTTTAGAGATAAATGTCAGGGGATGTTTCAACCGTATGTCATAGGTCTCGTGGAATCTATAATACATGTACGTAAACCTGCAGAAATTATACTTACAATCTGAACCAGCGATACAGTTAAAAGACATCTGAGATAATCCATTGTGTAGGCTGTAAAGCCCCGTTTTGCAATTTGAAAAGTGAGGAGAAAGTATCCGGTGGGTCGGGGGGAAAACAATTATAGATACATACGTAAAAGAACTTCTAAAGCTAGACTTAATTATTTTTATCCTAAAAACTGGAGTGGCGTCAGCCACGTCCGTAGAATCTAAAGAAACTTGGAAAATGTCCTTGCGTTCACTGCGTCTCTACCGTGCACCACTCTGGAGGCTGCTTAAATACGGCAGATGCAGATGCATCTGGCCAAGCGTCAGAGGGCGGGGCGGGACAGCGACAGGTGGAGAAGCCATATGGAGTGCATTCTTGACATCAGGCATCACGTTCTTTGTTGTCCATCTCGATCTATTGTACAagcctacacacgcacacgcgcgcacgcacagcccccccacacacatacagatagacacacacacacacacacacacacacactagatagaTGACAAGATTGATATGAAAATAAGATGCGGGTATTTGCTTGAGCCACTCAGTTGTTTTGAGGATAGTTACAACAGAATGAtttagtgtgtatgtctgtagtCTTTCTGAATTGTTTTCTTAATAACATAAAGGTTGAAGTCATGGTAGACCTAATGACATATACTTTTTAACACTAGTAGATGAAAAACCTGTAGTATGATTCGGAATGAATAATCATCTGGATCTCTTTTCTTGACTGTAATGCTGTTCTCTTCATTTTGTTCAGATATGCCTAGATTGTGCATGAAGAGTAATAACTAAAAGTTGtaattaaaaaaagtaaaattgtAACTAAAAGTAAGGACTTTTACTTTTTGTACTTAAAGTGATAACTAAAAGCAATTCAGTTGTAcactcaaattcattttaattttaagTAAACGGCATAGTAGAGTAATATGTCAAGTTGATGGAGCAATTTGTTGTTAGAAAGTCATCAACTCAAAATGgcatatttatataataataaacttCCCTTAAACAAACATGAGTCTACTGAGTGATCATTGTTGAGGCATTTGGTGCACAGTCTAAGCCTTTTAGCACCAAAGTTAACTGACTAGCTTCTAACTAGCTTGTAGTGGGTATATCTATTGCAGTACATCTAATGTAGATATTATTTGATGACAAACATCCCTTACTCTTGCTTCATGTGTTTCTTGCTGCCtttgtgtgactgtggctgCTAGCGGGGGGTTGTCATTGCTGACTCAGGGAAATCATGGTAATCGTCTTTGTTCAGCCTCATGCCAACAGCTGTATGATAATGCATACACACggtgagctgtctgtctcaaaCTGACTTTTGCAATATATCACTAATGTACCACAGACACGCAACACTACTGCTTGAACAGAAATGTTATCTGGTTAGAGACTGTGCAAGACTATTGCGGGTCCTCATACTCctaaactatacacacacacacacacacacacacacacacatacacacacacatacacacacatgcacatacatatacgcgcactctctctctcatacacacacacacacacacacactcagccacacatgcgcgcacacacacacgcacacacacacacacacacacacacacacacacacacacacacacg
The sequence above is drawn from the Clupea harengus chromosome 19, Ch_v2.0.2, whole genome shotgun sequence genome and encodes:
- the dlb gene encoding delta-like protein B, whose amino-acid sequence is MDYLRCLLTVSLVQIVTSSGLFELKIHSFTTTRRYCRRSRECNIFFRICLKHAEDVISAEPPCTFGTGQTNILPADQSSIANSVPIRVPFHFKWPGTFSLIIEAWNAESTTDNTENQNNLISRLATRRRLAIGENWSQDIHYGEQSEMRYSYHVSCDENYHGDDCADYCRPRDDTLGHYTCDETGSKECLVGWKGQYCSEPICSSDCSETHGYCEAPGDCKCRLGWQGPHCNECVRYPGCLHGTCSQPWQCICKEGWGGLFCNQDLNYCTNHKPCANGATCTNTGQGSYTCTCRPGFGGTNCELEINECDCNPCKNGGSCNDLENDYSCTCPQGFYGKNCEIIAMTCADDPCFNGGTCMEKPTGGYSCQCLSGFTGSNCEKRLDRCGHKPCANGGDCVDLGQSVLCRCRPGFAGPDCSINVDDCAQVPCYNAGTCIDGVNDYICRCTLGFSGKNCSIRADACLVHQCQNGGTCYTHFSGPVCQCPPGFMGPSCEFPVRPSFERAYWRSPPASGLSPAALATSVILGIMAFGLAVCAVILHRRKRVRQIKRQQLCDSVFNDLERETANGFVSSYPDERGNFLGPISGGSSHGKISNNDGRISLSLCPGMADRAGPEFIWSGAPVGMGLR